From a single Paenibacillus sp. FSL R5-0345 genomic region:
- the deoD gene encoding purine-nucleoside phosphorylase — protein MMTTTKETPHIKPNGVEIAESILLPGDPLRAKFIAETFLEDYQCFNEVRGMLGYTGTYKGKKISVMGTGMGPASMGIYSWELINVFGVKNLIRIGTCGAMQENIELYDVIFGMGAATDSNYGHQFNLPGQYPLTASFELLEKAKKIADDKGQKVHIGNILSSEIFYNADQTANKKWQDVGILGVEMESVALYWNAIQARVNALCILTVSDHLITGAKTTPEERQTAFTKMMEIALELA, from the coding sequence ATGATGACTACTACCAAAGAGACACCTCATATTAAACCGAACGGAGTAGAGATTGCTGAATCGATTCTGTTACCTGGAGACCCTTTAAGAGCTAAGTTTATTGCAGAAACCTTTTTAGAAGATTACCAGTGCTTTAACGAAGTAAGAGGAATGTTAGGCTATACCGGTACTTACAAAGGCAAGAAGATCTCTGTAATGGGTACGGGGATGGGTCCAGCGAGCATGGGGATTTATTCTTGGGAATTAATTAATGTATTTGGAGTTAAGAATTTAATCAGAATTGGTACCTGTGGTGCAATGCAAGAAAACATTGAGCTATACGATGTTATTTTCGGTATGGGAGCTGCAACGGACTCCAATTACGGCCATCAATTTAATTTACCTGGACAATATCCGCTAACGGCTTCTTTTGAACTCTTGGAGAAAGCTAAGAAAATTGCAGATGATAAAGGCCAAAAAGTTCATATTGGTAATATTTTATCCAGTGAAATATTTTATAATGCGGATCAGACAGCTAATAAAAAGTGGCAAGATGTAGGGATTTTGGGCGTTGAAATGGAATCTGTAGCCCTCTATTGGAACGCTATCCAAGCACGTGTAAATGCGCTATGCATTCTAACAGTGAGTGATCATCTTATTACGGGAGCAAAGACCACTCCGGAGGAACGTCAAACTGCCTTTACTAAAATGATGGAGATCGCATTAGAATTAGCGTAA
- a CDS encoding MFS transporter, whose amino-acid sequence MNHSVGNKPIVNLSKVVPVILLLMIFSIVIDNSFKIISPDLVEYFGVSASTVSWQVTLAGLVIGIGAVVYSSLSDSISIRNLLTVGILLICVGSLLGYITHTNYWLIVFSRIIQAAGLGATETLYLVFITKYATEAEQKKYMGFSTSSFQIATVIGTLTGGFVATYLAWQNLFLIPLLSLLLLPFILKYLPKEETKKNNVDFLGLIIIAVIATSIMLYMSSFNWILFILFVVSVIVFLLYISKNKNAFITIDFFKNKQFLFALMVAFILNSLYAAYALNTLSFLLTSVYDIHLDTVSLLFIPACLLAACVGALSGKIGKSLTSKQCVYLAISLIIVSLLLGVFFIELSIAVFVVSLIIFSCSFALLYAPLIDISLRDVPTEKSGTALGFYNLCINIAMSVGFTYSALLIDKKDLQFGFLRFVTEEPTALNYSSIVVILAAIAGVAIILFGILLGRKSKGHTQITR is encoded by the coding sequence ATGAATCATTCAGTGGGAAATAAACCGATCGTTAATTTAAGTAAAGTTGTTCCGGTTATATTGCTTTTAATGATTTTTTCAATTGTAATCGATAACTCTTTTAAGATCATCTCTCCAGATTTGGTAGAATATTTTGGGGTTTCAGCAAGTACGGTAAGCTGGCAAGTAACGCTTGCGGGCTTAGTGATTGGAATTGGTGCAGTTGTTTATTCATCTTTATCAGACTCAATCAGTATACGTAATCTATTAACGGTGGGGATTTTATTAATCTGTGTAGGATCTTTACTTGGTTATATTACACATACGAATTATTGGTTAATCGTTTTTTCGAGAATTATCCAAGCTGCCGGTTTAGGGGCAACGGAAACCCTGTATTTAGTATTCATTACTAAGTATGCAACCGAAGCAGAGCAGAAAAAGTACATGGGATTTAGTACAAGTAGCTTTCAGATCGCAACAGTTATTGGAACATTGACGGGTGGGTTTGTTGCTACTTATCTAGCCTGGCAGAACTTGTTTCTGATTCCATTACTAAGTCTGTTGCTGTTACCGTTTATTCTTAAATATTTGCCAAAAGAAGAAACCAAGAAAAACAACGTAGATTTTCTAGGGCTCATCATCATCGCAGTGATAGCCACTTCAATCATGCTGTATATGTCTTCTTTCAATTGGATACTCTTTATACTCTTCGTGGTATCGGTCATTGTATTCTTACTCTACATCAGTAAAAATAAGAATGCTTTTATTACGATTGATTTCTTTAAAAACAAACAATTTCTATTTGCGTTAATGGTGGCCTTTATTCTTAACTCTCTATACGCTGCCTATGCACTGAACACATTGTCGTTCTTGTTAACCTCTGTCTATGATATCCATTTAGATACGGTTTCCTTACTGTTCATACCAGCATGTTTACTAGCGGCGTGTGTCGGGGCTTTATCAGGTAAAATAGGAAAATCGTTGACTTCTAAGCAATGTGTTTACTTAGCTATTAGTTTGATTATTGTCAGCTTATTACTAGGTGTCTTCTTTATCGAATTGTCCATTGCTGTATTTGTTGTATCTCTTATTATATTTTCTTGCAGCTTTGCACTTCTATATGCACCGCTTATCGATATTAGTCTTAGAGATGTGCCAACTGAAAAGTCGGGGACTGCATTAGGATTTTATAATCTGTGTATCAATATCGCGATGTCCGTGGGATTCACTTATTCAGCCTTATTAATCGACAAGAAGGATTTGCAATTCGGATTTTTACGTTTTGTAACAGAAGAACCAACAGCATTGAATTATAGTAGTATCGTCGTCATTCTTGCAGCCATTGCAGGAGTAGCAATCATTTTATTTGGGATTTTATTGGGTCGGAAATCAAAGGGGCATACTCAAATTACTAGATAA
- a CDS encoding NCS2 family permease translates to MNRFFKLKENGTTVRTEIMAGLTTFMAMAYILSVNPSTLTAFGRIDMGWYSVFLATALAAGIFTIAMGVFINFPVALAPGMGLNAYFASVILSSATSEHPFTWQMGLTAVFISGLIFILLTVTRVRQILLTAIPDSLKHAITVGIGMFITILGLKNSGLMTIGVEAGKDIPANTFTDVLSFETIIHMGSLENSNVQLVIIGLLLISILMVLNVKGAILFGILGTTVAGMLMGVVDFSALSSPATPWVPDFTQLNFFQFDWDGILHTGIVSAIATFTFVELFDTFGTLVGTAQRAGIMDNPEEGNRRVGNAMFVDAVAVAGGAALGTSTTTAFVESAAGVAEGGRTGLTAVTTGVCFLLALFLAPVVALIPGSATAAALIVVGVLMAQSIRQIDFQDMVVAIPAFLTLVIMPFTYNIANGISFGIVTYVILASVANLAGKKKYDIHWMMWVLAILIILRYVFLGSEG, encoded by the coding sequence TTGAATCGGTTTTTCAAGTTGAAAGAGAACGGCACCACAGTTCGTACAGAAATCATGGCGGGCTTGACCACGTTCATGGCAATGGCTTACATCTTGTCGGTTAATCCGAGTACTTTAACAGCATTTGGCCGTATTGATATGGGCTGGTACTCTGTATTTCTAGCGACGGCGCTGGCAGCAGGTATTTTCACCATCGCAATGGGCGTGTTCATAAACTTTCCAGTGGCATTGGCACCGGGTATGGGACTTAACGCATATTTTGCTTCCGTAATTTTATCATCTGCCACATCAGAGCATCCATTCACTTGGCAAATGGGTCTGACAGCCGTATTTATTTCCGGTTTGATCTTTATCTTGCTAACGGTAACTCGAGTACGGCAGATCTTACTAACAGCAATTCCTGACAGCTTGAAGCACGCAATTACAGTAGGTATCGGGATGTTCATCACGATCCTTGGTCTAAAGAACAGTGGACTGATGACGATTGGTGTTGAAGCGGGTAAAGACATTCCTGCTAACACTTTCACCGACGTTCTTTCCTTTGAAACAATCATTCATATGGGTAGCCTAGAGAATTCCAATGTCCAATTGGTCATTATCGGACTTCTTCTAATCTCCATCTTGATGGTACTGAACGTTAAAGGTGCGATTTTGTTCGGTATCTTGGGAACAACTGTCGCTGGTATGTTGATGGGCGTAGTTGATTTCAGCGCATTGTCCAGTCCGGCAACACCTTGGGTTCCTGACTTCACACAATTGAACTTCTTCCAGTTTGACTGGGATGGTATCCTGCACACAGGTATCGTTTCGGCAATCGCAACTTTCACCTTTGTAGAGTTGTTTGATACATTTGGTACGCTTGTAGGTACGGCTCAACGCGCAGGTATTATGGATAACCCTGAAGAAGGTAATAGACGTGTAGGTAATGCAATGTTTGTTGATGCAGTTGCTGTAGCAGGTGGTGCCGCACTGGGTACTTCTACTACTACTGCATTTGTAGAAAGCGCAGCAGGTGTTGCTGAGGGTGGACGTACAGGTCTGACAGCCGTAACAACGGGTGTATGTTTCTTGCTTGCATTGTTCCTTGCACCAGTAGTTGCTCTTATCCCTGGATCTGCTACAGCTGCAGCACTGATCGTCGTAGGTGTGCTGATGGCACAATCCATCCGTCAAATTGATTTTCAAGATATGGTTGTTGCGATTCCAGCGTTCCTAACGCTTGTTATCATGCCATTCACTTATAATATTGCTAACGGTATTTCCTTTGGTATCGTAACTTATGTAATCCTTGCTTCTGTTGCTAACCTAGCAGGTAAGAAGAAATACGATATTCACTGGATGATGTGGGTGCTTGCGATCCTAATTATTCTCCGTTATGTATTCCTAGGTAGTGAAGGCTAA
- a CDS encoding GntR family transcriptional regulator, translating to MNTQKLDKLKRPLYINVYDELLLQISKGEYLAGSQLPSEPDLARKLGVSRATLRQALVLLQDDGLVRNVRGKGNFVLESSYKQEDIQLERLSNPMHKCHISIFDQIDLHYRIDPQTEHTKHVLRRDSSTVVALERLYRTEGELLAYAFTFIPMETVESLSLDLDNKEKMLNFLENQAYVDANHGNIEIKFTHTVNLADSKEKLIGQNECFLLLETLYDKTEPDYPLMYNKFYIPQQFSNIKLNITKS from the coding sequence ATGAATACACAAAAACTAGATAAGTTGAAACGGCCGCTTTATATCAATGTATATGATGAGCTTCTTCTTCAAATTTCGAAAGGAGAATACCTCGCAGGCAGCCAGCTTCCTTCAGAACCTGATTTAGCAAGAAAACTAGGGGTTAGTCGTGCGACTTTACGACAAGCTTTAGTTCTTTTACAAGATGATGGATTAGTAAGAAATGTACGCGGTAAGGGAAACTTTGTACTTGAATCCTCTTATAAACAAGAGGATATTCAATTAGAGAGACTAAGCAACCCTATGCATAAATGCCATATAAGTATTTTTGACCAAATCGATTTGCATTATCGGATAGACCCGCAAACGGAACATACCAAACATGTATTAAGAAGAGATTCATCTACCGTTGTAGCTTTAGAGCGTTTGTATAGAACGGAAGGCGAATTACTGGCTTATGCATTTACTTTTATACCTATGGAAACGGTAGAAAGTTTATCCTTGGATCTTGATAATAAAGAGAAAATGCTGAACTTTTTAGAGAACCAGGCCTATGTAGATGCTAACCATGGAAATATTGAAATAAAATTTACGCATACCGTTAATTTAGCGGATTCGAAGGAAAAATTAATAGGTCAGAACGAGTGCTTTTTACTACTAGAAACCCTTTACGACAAAACAGAACCAGATTATCCGTTAATGTATAATAAATTTTACATTCCGCAGCAGTTCTCGAATATTAAACTGAATATTACTAAGAGTTAA
- a CDS encoding ArnT family glycosyltransferase, whose product MLASRLNGAYLYIKKNPWPLLLFLLGAVIRILYIGSIPPGLNQDEASIGYDAYSILHYGIDRNGVHLPVHLIAWGSGQNALYAYLSMPFIWLFGLTPMSVRAVSLIMGLLGMIVFYLVAKQLFTFRAAGNAAMFFIAINPWHIMMSRWALESNLFPTLILFSVYFLLKTLKNPRWSYAYTILLALSLYAYGTAYFFVPVFAIATAILLFYIRALKLRAILWNGILFIIIALPILLFVMINRLKLQSIETPLFTIPRLTTPRMEQVSSVFSGDLFHTAAGHFREFIKLMISGNDGLLWNSISPYGYAYPIALPFVLIGLVVMLKALPKREHEGRGQAIILIWLLVSVLMACVTNVNINRINVIFYPIILLLVAGFMWVRQKIKGLGVVSIAGFCLCFVLFCSAYFNDFPDRVGPAFYNSIGEAIEYASEESEGKVYVTDKVNMPYIYALFYEKINPNDFLATVKYTNPGAAFQKVYTFGRYVFVLGSPMIVPGENAAYIYWNGDTIPALSENYKIKRFANYTVVITGGDL is encoded by the coding sequence ATGTTGGCTAGTAGATTAAATGGAGCATATTTATATATTAAAAAAAATCCATGGCCACTCTTGTTATTCTTATTAGGAGCGGTAATTCGTATTCTTTACATAGGTTCTATACCTCCAGGTTTAAATCAGGATGAGGCTTCAATAGGGTATGACGCTTATTCAATTCTTCATTATGGGATAGACCGGAACGGTGTTCATCTGCCGGTCCATTTGATTGCTTGGGGAAGCGGGCAAAATGCGCTCTACGCCTACTTATCCATGCCTTTTATTTGGTTGTTTGGGTTAACACCTATGTCTGTGAGGGCTGTCAGTCTAATTATGGGACTGCTTGGCATGATTGTGTTCTATCTTGTGGCTAAACAGTTATTTACTTTCAGAGCAGCAGGTAATGCAGCGATGTTCTTTATCGCGATTAATCCATGGCATATTATGATGTCTAGATGGGCTCTAGAGTCCAATTTGTTTCCTACTCTGATCCTGTTTTCCGTTTATTTTTTATTGAAAACACTCAAAAACCCTAGATGGTCCTATGCCTATACTATTCTATTAGCTCTCTCTCTTTATGCTTATGGAACGGCGTATTTTTTTGTTCCTGTGTTTGCTATAGCCACTGCGATTCTTCTATTCTATATAAGAGCCCTGAAACTTCGGGCGATTCTATGGAACGGAATATTGTTTATAATTATAGCTCTGCCTATATTGCTATTTGTGATGATTAATCGCTTGAAGCTGCAGAGTATAGAAACTCCGTTGTTTACGATCCCTAGATTGACTACACCACGTATGGAACAGGTATCATCCGTATTCAGCGGAGACTTATTTCATACCGCAGCAGGTCATTTTCGAGAATTTATTAAGCTTATGATTAGTGGAAATGATGGTCTGCTATGGAATTCGATCTCACCTTACGGATATGCGTATCCCATTGCGCTTCCTTTTGTCCTTATTGGTCTTGTTGTAATGCTAAAAGCACTACCTAAGCGCGAACATGAAGGACGGGGACAGGCTATCATTCTGATCTGGTTATTAGTTTCTGTGCTAATGGCTTGCGTGACGAATGTGAATATTAACCGTATTAACGTTATTTTTTACCCAATCATTTTACTGCTTGTTGCAGGATTTATGTGGGTAAGACAGAAGATTAAAGGGCTTGGGGTTGTTTCTATAGCAGGGTTCTGCTTGTGCTTTGTGTTATTTTGCAGCGCATACTTTAATGATTTTCCGGACAGAGTCGGACCAGCCTTCTATAACTCAATCGGCGAGGCCATAGAGTATGCGTCGGAAGAGAGTGAAGGAAAGGTTTATGTTACAGATAAGGTTAATATGCCCTATATTTATGCACTTTTTTATGAGAAAATCAATCCGAATGATTTCTTGGCAACGGTCAAGTATACTAATCCGGGAGCAGCCTTTCAGAAAGTATATACTTTTGGAAGATATGTGTTCGTGTTAGGGAGTCCGATGATAGTTCCAGGAGAGAATGCTGCTTATATTTATTGGAACGGTGATACTATTCCTGCTCTGAGTGAGAACTACAAGATTAAGAGATTTGCTAATTATACGGTAGTGATCACGGGCGGCGATTTATAG
- the deoB gene encoding phosphopentomutase: protein MKKFKRVHLIVMDSVGIGEGKDADQFNDAGSHTLLHIAEHMNGLNLPNLAKLGLSNIEEILGVPKAEKPLAYYTKLQEKSVGKDTMTGHWEIIGLNIDQPFNVYPNGFPDELIKQIEDITGRKVVANKPASGTAILDEYGEHQMKTGDLIVYTSADPVLQIAAHEEIIPLEELYDICEKVREITKDPAYLIGRIIARPYVGEPGNFTRTSNRHDYALKPFQKTVMNSLQDGGYDVIAIGKINDIFDGEGVTESIRTKDNMDGMDKLLDVIKKDFTGMSFLNLVDFDALYGHRRDPEGYGRALEEFDKRLDEVLDSIREDDLLIITADHGNDPTFPGTDHTREFIPVLVYSKQLSDSGALPEHDTFADIGATIADNFDVHMPDHGESFLQFLN from the coding sequence ATGAAGAAATTTAAACGTGTACATTTGATCGTCATGGATTCAGTAGGTATTGGAGAAGGAAAAGATGCGGATCAATTTAACGATGCTGGTTCCCATACTCTATTACACATTGCAGAACATATGAATGGATTAAATCTACCTAACCTAGCCAAATTGGGACTGTCCAATATTGAAGAAATCCTGGGTGTTCCGAAAGCAGAGAAACCACTTGCTTATTATACTAAATTACAAGAAAAGTCTGTCGGGAAAGATACAATGACAGGGCATTGGGAGATCATAGGTTTAAATATTGATCAACCCTTTAATGTGTATCCAAATGGATTCCCTGATGAACTGATTAAACAGATCGAGGACATAACTGGTCGAAAAGTAGTAGCGAATAAGCCTGCAAGTGGAACGGCTATTCTTGATGAATATGGCGAGCATCAAATGAAAACAGGGGATCTGATTGTCTATACCTCTGCTGACCCGGTTTTACAAATTGCTGCTCATGAAGAAATCATCCCATTAGAAGAGTTATATGATATCTGTGAAAAGGTTCGGGAAATAACGAAAGACCCTGCCTATTTAATTGGTCGTATCATCGCGAGACCTTATGTAGGTGAGCCTGGGAACTTTACGAGAACCTCCAATCGTCATGACTACGCCTTAAAACCATTTCAGAAAACCGTCATGAATAGCTTGCAAGACGGAGGCTATGATGTCATCGCTATTGGTAAAATCAATGATATTTTTGATGGTGAGGGAGTTACAGAATCCATTCGTACGAAAGATAATATGGATGGTATGGATAAACTGCTTGATGTCATTAAAAAAGATTTTACTGGAATGAGCTTCTTAAATTTAGTTGATTTCGATGCTTTATACGGTCATCGTCGTGACCCAGAAGGGTATGGAAGAGCATTAGAGGAATTCGATAAGCGACTAGACGAAGTACTAGATTCCATCCGTGAAGATGATTTGCTAATTATTACGGCTGATCATGGGAATGATCCAACCTTCCCTGGAACAGACCATACGCGTGAATTTATTCCTGTGCTAGTCTATTCCAAGCAGTTAAGCGACAGCGGTGCGCTACCTGAGCATGATACATTTGCTGATATTGGTGCGACGATAGCAGATAATTTTGATGTTCATATGCCAGACCACGGTGAGTCTTTCTTGCAATTTCTTAACTAA
- a CDS encoding glycosyltransferase 87 family protein — MIKSTRTAAMTVLMLLLFLLPVTSIYAEENLLQNPGFEEGGEDAPSNWTKDMWISGDNSGILSIQSDEVHSGSKAAVIENIEPNHLKWVQTIKTTPDSYYKISGWIKVVSTAGEGMGANILAVGVGGGYPSVTDTAGEWQYLEYIGQTGPKQKEFGIGASLGGYSSLIQGKAYFDDLSVEKLDAAPEGSNVISLDSAAVSQDAGDKKADTPHKVSPTKMLLISALFSVFFAVLYTKVFRSEKLMKQPENVYSKWLSIAIGIAFILRIWIGLTAQGYQNDMNTFIAWGQRMVDLGPGKFYEEGYFADYPPGYLYILSLLSLIRGVFGFAHGSGGENLLFKLPAIISDLVLGYFIYQMSRKKLGTGIAFGLTLLFLFNPAVLVNSAAWGQADSFFLIFLLLSIHGAANKKFVQSAIMFALATLIKPQALIFTPVLMFAFYHHRAWKQLGFGALYGLGIFGLLAAPFFWNNGGLVGLINLYKSTLSSYPYSSVNAFNLYALTDPMWSSLDLTWLGMTYRVWGFIFILVAVAVAAFFSFKKDRLDLSKSYFIGMALIVVVFVLGTKMHERYMFPAVILCMFTYIASRDRRFLSLFLGFSLTQYINVAYTLTHLNAGVNPGADGIVLVTSIANLTLLLYMLYIGYDVYVRGGVQPLPAPPTLEEKYEEDLKIVKQIKPQQRGGRLNDEV, encoded by the coding sequence ATGATCAAGAGTACACGTACGGCCGCAATGACTGTATTGATGCTGTTATTGTTTTTGCTTCCTGTAACAAGCATTTATGCAGAGGAGAATCTATTGCAGAACCCTGGATTTGAGGAGGGGGGAGAGGATGCTCCTTCTAACTGGACTAAGGATATGTGGATTTCAGGAGACAACTCTGGCATACTTTCCATCCAATCGGACGAGGTTCATTCCGGTAGTAAAGCAGCGGTCATTGAGAATATCGAACCCAATCATTTGAAATGGGTGCAGACGATTAAAACAACACCGGATAGTTATTATAAAATCTCTGGATGGATCAAAGTAGTAAGTACCGCAGGCGAGGGAATGGGTGCCAATATACTTGCCGTTGGAGTAGGTGGGGGTTATCCCAGCGTAACGGATACGGCAGGAGAGTGGCAGTATCTTGAATACATAGGTCAGACAGGACCTAAGCAGAAGGAATTCGGCATAGGTGCAAGTTTGGGAGGCTACTCTAGCTTAATTCAAGGTAAGGCTTATTTTGATGATTTGTCTGTAGAGAAATTAGACGCAGCTCCCGAAGGATCCAACGTCATTTCACTAGATAGTGCAGCTGTTAGCCAGGATGCTGGTGATAAAAAAGCAGACACCCCACATAAAGTATCTCCAACTAAGATGCTGCTGATTTCAGCGCTTTTCAGTGTGTTTTTTGCAGTGCTTTATACCAAGGTATTCCGCAGTGAGAAGCTTATGAAGCAACCTGAGAATGTCTATTCCAAATGGCTGAGCATTGCCATCGGGATTGCCTTTATACTAAGGATTTGGATCGGTCTTACTGCTCAAGGCTACCAGAATGATATGAATACCTTTATAGCTTGGGGCCAGCGTATGGTTGATTTAGGTCCAGGTAAGTTTTATGAAGAAGGGTATTTTGCGGATTATCCACCTGGTTATTTGTACATTTTGTCCCTGCTTAGTCTTATTCGCGGTGTATTTGGCTTTGCGCATGGCTCGGGCGGAGAGAATTTGCTGTTCAAACTACCGGCGATTATTTCTGATTTGGTGCTGGGTTACTTCATATATCAAATGTCTCGCAAAAAACTTGGCACGGGGATCGCTTTTGGCTTAACGCTATTATTCTTATTTAATCCGGCGGTACTTGTTAATTCAGCGGCGTGGGGACAAGCAGATTCGTTCTTTTTGATTTTCCTGTTGCTCAGTATTCATGGGGCTGCGAACAAAAAGTTTGTTCAATCCGCGATTATGTTTGCATTAGCAACTTTAATTAAACCACAAGCGTTAATCTTTACACCGGTATTGATGTTTGCTTTCTATCATCACCGCGCTTGGAAGCAGCTTGGATTTGGAGCTTTGTACGGATTAGGGATATTCGGATTGCTCGCGGCACCATTTTTCTGGAATAACGGTGGTTTAGTTGGCCTTATTAATCTGTATAAGAGTACTTTATCTTCCTATCCTTATTCTTCAGTGAATGCATTTAATCTATATGCACTGACTGACCCCATGTGGTCATCCCTTGACCTAACCTGGCTGGGCATGACTTACCGTGTATGGGGCTTCATATTTATTTTAGTGGCAGTGGCTGTAGCAGCGTTCTTCTCCTTTAAAAAGGATCGCTTAGATCTATCCAAATCCTATTTTATCGGTATGGCGCTCATTGTAGTGGTCTTTGTGCTTGGCACCAAAATGCATGAACGTTATATGTTCCCTGCTGTTATTCTCTGTATGTTCACTTATATAGCAAGTCGGGATCGCCGTTTTTTATCCTTATTCCTTGGGTTCAGCTTAACGCAGTATATCAATGTAGCTTATACGTTGACCCATCTAAATGCAGGTGTAAACCCAGGTGCAGATGGAATCGTACTGGTCACGTCTATTGCTAACCTAACCTTACTTCTATACATGCTCTACATCGGTTACGATGTGTATGTTCGCGGGGGAGTGCAACCTCTTCCAGCACCACCAACTCTTGAAGAAAAATACGAAGAAGATCTTAAAATCGTCAAGCAAATAAAACCGCAACAGAGAGGAGGGAGATTGAACGATGAAGTTTAA
- the guaA gene encoding glutamine-hydrolyzing GMP synthase, translating into MNKPNEIIVVLDFGGQYNQLIARRIRDLGVYSELLPYNTPVDKIKALAPKGIVFSGGPSSVYAEDAPHVDPAIYDLGVPIFGICYGMQLMAHQLDGKVERSAKREYGKADIDFEEGTALVAGLESRQTVWMSHGDHVVELPTGFKLDAGTESAPIAAMSNDERKLFAVQFHPEVRHSVHGNEMISNFLYQICGCDGKWTMESFIDEAIQDIRNQVGDKKVLCALSGGVDSSVVAMLIHRAIGDQLTCMFIDHGLLRKGEAESVMETFVGKFDIHVVKIDARERFMSKLAGVEDPEQKRKIIGNEFIYCFDEESAKLGDFAFLAQGTLYTDIVESGTATAQTIKSHHNVGGLPEDMKFSLIEPLNTLFKDEVRKLGEELGMPRAIVWRQPFPGPGLAIRVLGEVTEDKLTIVRDSDYILQEEIAKAGLDREIWQYFTALPNMKSVGVMGDARTYSYTVGVRAVTSIDGMTADWARIPWDILEKISVRIVNEVENVNRVVYDITSKPPATIEWE; encoded by the coding sequence ATGAATAAGCCAAATGAAATTATCGTCGTTCTCGATTTCGGGGGACAATACAACCAACTTATCGCGCGCAGAATTCGGGATCTAGGAGTATACAGCGAACTTTTGCCGTACAATACGCCAGTAGACAAGATCAAAGCACTTGCACCTAAAGGGATTGTCTTCTCTGGCGGTCCTAGCAGTGTATATGCTGAAGATGCTCCACATGTGGACCCAGCAATCTATGATTTAGGAGTACCAATTTTCGGTATTTGCTATGGTATGCAACTAATGGCTCACCAGCTTGACGGTAAAGTGGAACGCTCCGCTAAACGTGAATATGGTAAAGCTGACATTGACTTTGAAGAAGGTACTGCATTAGTGGCTGGGCTAGAGAGCCGCCAAACGGTTTGGATGAGCCATGGTGACCATGTGGTTGAACTTCCAACAGGATTCAAGCTGGATGCAGGAACTGAAAGTGCTCCAATCGCGGCAATGAGTAATGATGAACGTAAATTGTTCGCCGTTCAATTCCATCCAGAAGTTCGCCACTCAGTTCATGGTAATGAGATGATTTCGAACTTCTTGTATCAAATTTGCGGTTGCGACGGCAAATGGACAATGGAATCGTTTATTGACGAAGCCATCCAAGATATCCGTAACCAAGTTGGAGACAAGAAAGTACTCTGCGCACTTAGCGGTGGCGTAGATTCTTCCGTAGTTGCAATGCTTATTCACCGTGCTATCGGTGACCAATTGACTTGTATGTTTATTGATCACGGTCTTTTGCGTAAAGGTGAAGCCGAAAGCGTTATGGAGACCTTCGTAGGCAAATTCGATATTCATGTCGTGAAAATCGATGCACGCGAACGCTTCATGAGCAAGCTTGCAGGTGTTGAAGATCCTGAACAGAAACGTAAAATCATCGGTAATGAGTTTATCTACTGCTTCGACGAAGAGTCTGCTAAGCTCGGAGATTTCGCATTCCTTGCACAAGGTACACTGTATACAGATATCGTTGAGAGCGGAACAGCTACGGCACAAACGATTAAATCCCACCACAATGTGGGCGGTTTGCCGGAAGACATGAAATTCAGCTTGATCGAGCCACTAAATACCTTGTTTAAGGATGAGGTTCGTAAACTAGGTGAAGAACTGGGAATGCCACGTGCTATCGTTTGGCGCCAACCTTTTCCTGGTCCAGGTCTTGCAATCCGTGTCTTGGGTGAAGTAACAGAGGACAAGCTTACTATCGTTCGCGACTCTGACTACATTCTGCAAGAGGAAATTGCTAAAGCGGGATTAGACCGTGAAATTTGGCAATACTTCACTGCCCTGCCTAACATGAAGAGCGTGGGTGTTATGGGGGATGCTCGTACTTATTCCTACACAGTAGGCGTGCGTGCAGTAACTTCCATCGATGGTATGACTGCTGACTGGGCACGTATTCCTTGGGATATTCTTGAGAAAATCTCCGTACGTATCGTCAACGAAGTGGAGAACGTAAACCGCGTAGTGTATGACATTACTTCGAAACCACCTGCAACAATTGAGTGGGAATAG
- a CDS encoding CPBP family glutamic-type intramembrane protease has product MVQAVIGIGIARIVLLYPYLKTKNIWTSFIVHVMNDWTPFGLAFISSMHH; this is encoded by the coding sequence ATTGTTCAAGCTGTTATAGGTATCGGTATTGCTCGAATCGTGTTGTTATATCCGTACCTTAAGACTAAAAACATTTGGACATCGTTTATAGTGCATGTAATGAATGACTGGACACCCTTTGGTTTAGCATTTATTAGCTCAATGCATCATTAA